One genomic region from Vitreimonas flagellata encodes:
- a CDS encoding TerC family protein produces MDWNIAPLLSDPAAWAALITLIVMEVVLGIDNLIFISILTNKLPEHQRQRARRIGIGLALGMRLVLLSTIAFIVGLTAPLFDLGLVGSLDDHGNPSFETAFSWRDLILIAGGLFLVWKATKEIHHTVDPTPTGDVLDKKAPIAMNFGSAIFQIILLDLVFSIDSILTAVGMTDHVPIMVVAVVVAVTVMMLAADPVANFIHANPTVVMLALGFLLMIGMVLIAEGFGVHVPKGYIYAAMAFSAMVEGLNMLSRNAQKKKAAQGAPPAAH; encoded by the coding sequence ATGGATTGGAATATCGCCCCGCTTTTGTCGGACCCGGCCGCTTGGGCGGCGCTCATCACATTGATCGTGATGGAGGTCGTGCTCGGCATCGACAACCTGATCTTCATTTCCATCCTGACCAACAAGCTACCTGAGCATCAGCGCCAACGCGCCCGCCGCATCGGTATCGGCTTGGCGCTCGGCATGCGTCTGGTGCTGCTGTCGACCATCGCGTTCATCGTCGGTCTTACGGCGCCGTTGTTTGACCTTGGCCTCGTCGGTTCGCTCGACGACCACGGCAATCCAAGCTTCGAGACCGCGTTCTCCTGGCGCGACCTCATCCTGATCGCGGGCGGCCTGTTCCTCGTCTGGAAGGCGACGAAGGAAATCCACCACACGGTGGACCCGACGCCGACCGGCGATGTGCTGGATAAGAAGGCGCCGATCGCAATGAATTTCGGTTCGGCGATCTTCCAGATCATTTTGCTCGACCTCGTCTTCTCGATCGACTCGATCCTCACCGCCGTCGGCATGACCGATCACGTGCCGATCATGGTCGTCGCCGTTGTCGTCGCCGTGACCGTAATGATGCTCGCCGCCGACCCGGTCGCGAACTTCATTCACGCCAACCCAACCGTCGTGATGCTCGCGCTCGGCTTCCTGCTGATGATCGGTATGGTGCTGATCGCCGAAGGCTTCGGCGTGCACGTGCCGAAGGGCTACATCTACGCAGCGATGGCGTTCTCCGCGATGGTCGAGGGCCTCAACATGCTCTCGCGCAACGCGCAGAAGAAGAAGGCGGCGCAAGGCGCGCCACCCGCGGCGCACTAA
- a CDS encoding SAM-dependent methyltransferase, giving the protein MQADVSAIGIVRSPRKDLSDDFWGAVEAEIVLDEAFGPEALFGLGDFSHVEILFLMHRVDAAKVETGARHPRERADWPLVGIFGQRGKARPNRIGLTRAMIVAVEGRVLRVRGLDAIDGTPVLDIKPWMDEFAPIGATRQPAWASELMRDYFKD; this is encoded by the coding sequence ATGCAAGCTGACGTTTCCGCAATCGGCATTGTCCGTTCGCCCCGCAAAGACCTGTCTGATGATTTTTGGGGCGCCGTCGAAGCCGAGATCGTTTTGGATGAAGCCTTTGGACCAGAGGCGCTTTTTGGGCTCGGCGATTTCAGCCACGTGGAGATTTTGTTCCTTATGCATCGCGTGGACGCCGCCAAGGTCGAGACCGGCGCGCGGCATCCGCGTGAGCGTGCCGATTGGCCTTTGGTGGGCATCTTCGGCCAGCGTGGTAAGGCGCGGCCCAACCGAATTGGGCTGACGCGCGCAATGATCGTCGCGGTTGAGGGCCGCGTGCTGCGTGTCCGCGGTCTCGATGCGATCGACGGTACGCCGGTGCTCGACATCAAACCCTGGATGGATGAGTTCGCGCCGATCGGCGCAACGCGGCAACCCGCCTGGGCGAGCGAATTGATGCGCGACTATTTCAAGGACTAG